In Campylobacterota bacterium, the sequence ACCCCTGCCGTTTCATGCGTGTGCAGACGCAGATGGGTCCCCTCGGGAACGAGGCGGCGCGCCATCTGGATCGTCTCGTACACTTTTTGCGGGCTGGACGTTCCGCTGGCGTCTTTGAAACAGATCGAATCGTACGGAATTCCCGAATCGAGGATCGCGCGCAGGGTTTTTTCGTAAAACGCGCCGTCGTGTGCACCGACACATCCGGGAGGAAGGTCCATCATCGTGACGACCACTTCGTGTTTCAGACCGTGATGAACGATCCGCTCACCTGAATATTTGAGGTTCTCGACGTCGTTGAGGGCATCGAAGTTTCGGATCGTGGTCGTGCCGTGTTTTTTGAACATTTTGGCATGAAGATCGACCATTTCACGGCTACCGGTATCGAGCATCACCGTATTGACCCCGCGCGCGAGGGTCTGAAGATTCGCATCGGGTCCGACGATGGCGCGGAAACGGTCCATCATGTCGAACGCGTTTTCGTTCAGGTAAAAGAAAAGACTTTGAAAGCGTGCACCGCCGCCGAATTCGAAATGGCGGATACCCGCTTCTTTCGCCGCTTCGACCGCAGGGAAGAAATCTTCCATGAGAACGCGTCCGCCGAAAACCGACTGGAATCCGTCGCGGAACGTCGTATCCATAATATCAATGTATTTTTTGGCCATTTAGATTCCTAGTTTTGGGTAAGTTGATGATGATGGATCGCGGCGGCAATCGCTGCCACTTTCGCTTTGTCATCACTGCGTTTAGCCTGTGCTCTGGGAGTCGGTTCAGGCGCTTTTGGGGCTTCAGGGAAATATTTGTTGATCATTTTGGACATCAGTACGGTCATGTAGTTCATGATAATCAAGAACAAAAAAACGGTACCCATGCCCAACAACATGATTTTGACGCTTTCGAAAAACACGCGCTTTCCTTTGGTTTGTAATCAAATCGTAACGCGCAGATTTTATCCAAACGATGTTTAAATATTATTTACCGGAATACGCCTCGCCCGGCCAAGTGCAAAAAATGTTACTCTTCGCTATTTTTAAAATTTGATTGGCTACAATCGCGTCATCAAAATACAAAGAGGTACTCTTATGGATTTAACCAAAATCGGCTACGGCGAAAACCCGGACAAAGTCAAAGCGATCATCGAAATCGCCTGCGGGTCCAACATCAAATACGAAGTGGAAAAAGAGAGCGGTGCGCTGGTACTGGATCGGGTCATGCACTCGGCAATGTACTATCCGGCAAACTACGGCTTCGTCAACAAAACCCTCTCGCAAGACGGTGACCCCGCGGACATTCTGATCCTGACCGAATACCCGATGGTTGAGGGATGCGTCACCAATTGCCGCCTTGTCGGTGTTCTCATCATGGAAGACGAAAGCGGTATCGACGAAAAACTCCTGGCGGTCCCGACGTCGAAAATCGATCCGACGTACGAAGAGATCCAGGACTTGGGCGATATCCCCCAACACACGCTGGCAAAAATCAAAAACTTCTTTGAAACCTACAAAATGCTCGAACCGGGCAAATGGGTCAAAGTCAAAGGGTTTGAAAACAAAGCCGCCGCGACCAAAATTCTTCAAGACGCCATCAACAACTATAAAGAATAACGCGCATGATCGATTTCGCCTCCCAGGAAATTTTTGCCTACGCCATTTTCGGCCTGATCCTGAATTTCGTATTCTCGATCGCCTTTGGCCTCTACCTGAGCAAAAACATCGGAGTCGAAGAGATGATCCTCTCGAAAGGGAACCGGGTCCAGCCGTGGTGGCTCTCCCTCTCGCTGGCCGTTCCCTACGCCAAAATGGCCATCACCCTCTACCGGGTCGCCGTTTTGCAGTTTTACTTCCTCGACCGCGGACTTACCCACAAAGAGTTCTGGATCTATCTGACCAGCAACGATTAAACTCTTTTTTTAAACTTTAAACCGCTTATTCTTCATCTTTGATACACAACGATCTGATCGACGTCCCGTAAAGCCCTTTTTTGAGTTTTTCCGCCGCCGTTTGGGCCCGCTGAAGCTTCGCGTCCCATTCGGGATTGCGGAATGCGGGATCGCGAACGGCCAAACCTTCGCGCAACAGCATCTCGCTGTAACTTTCGGGACCGTTGGCGTAGAGCACGCACCCTCCCGGTATCAGCTGGAAATGATACGACTGGCGCGGGTGTAGGTGCAGAAGAGCGTATTTACGCTGCGAAGGGTGGGAACGCCAGAAGCTTTCGATCTCTTGTTTGCACGCCTGGGGCTGCGGAGCCTGCGAGACCATTTTTTCCAATCCGATAATGCCGAACGGTTCACACGGGAACGGAATATTCCGATAAAGCATCCGCATTTTTTCGTTCGATTCGACCCGTTCCAGCAGCGCGACGCTGATATCGGCATGCAAAACCGTCACCGCGAGGTGAAAGAGGCCAAAGAGGATAATTTTTGTTTCTTTTTTACTCATCGTTCCGTTTTTGAACTCTTTTTTTGTCTCGTTTAGAAATATTTTTGGGTCCAAACTTAAATCAACAGCCGTATTTCCAGCATAATAAAACACATTACAACAGCATTTTTACCCAAACTTAACGAACGGTTTCCCGCCATACGGTAGCTTACACCAGATTTCTATTAGTTTTTCTTAACTGATTTATTTAAAAACATTACGCAATGGTTACAGCTTTGCTTATACCTTAAAATTTCACATCCAATTTAGGAGGTGCAGATTTTGAGATTTCTTGCCCTGATTGCCTTGCTGGCTGTGTCACTTTTGAGTGACGACGTCATCAACAAAATGACTCCGAAACAACTCTATGTTTTGCAAACGGTACGGGATGTTGCCAAAAGCATTCCCGACAAAAACGGCAGAACGTACGAGAACACGCTCAGCGCCATTTGTCTGACCGAAAGCAGTGCCGGAAAGAATATCATCGGAGATTTCCGAAAGAAAAAATCGATCACGAAAGCATCGCTCGGACCGATGCAGATCCGAATCGCCACCGCCCGCCACGTGTCGCAGAACGTTAAAAAGCTGCGCTGGCTCAACGACCTGAGCGACGCCCAGCTCGCAGGACGGCTGCTCGGCGATATCAAACTTTCGGCCAAAATCGCAACCCATTACCTGGTTTTGCTCCAGAACAACCGCAAAGACCATTTCTATGCGATCAGCGGATACAACGGGGGACTCTCCAACCGCCCCTACTACAACCGCGTCATGAAAAACATGGATCTGGTCAACCGTCTCCTCTCGTCGGGAAAAATCTCCTGACCCCCGCGGAGGCGTCCCCGCTTTTCCCCGATTATAGGTTATAATGCTCCCAGTACACGCCGGGAGGTCTGCATGAATGATGAAAAGCTCAAAATCGTACTCGCGCTTTTAAGCGGTATTATTTTCAGTCTCGTGTTCATTCTGCTCGCTTTCGTTCTCCCGCTCAAAGAAGATCCCCATCCCAAAACGCTCGATACCCAGCTCAAAAAGATTTCCGAAGGGATCCGTGCCGGCAAAGCGCCGCCGCCGCCCAACCAATAATCTCCTTTCCCGTTGCACGGGTCTGTAGAATTTGAGTTATATTTAACATCGTGCGTGATATACTTTCGTTTTTGATTACAAAACGGTTACAAAGGTATTCGGTATGGTTAACTTTTCTACGATCAAGGGAAAACTGATCGCACTTATGGTGCTGAGTTTCATCAGTTACGTCACGCTGGGGTATCTCACCGACAGCAACAACCGGGATGCGAACAAAACGGCGGAGCGGATGGTACTGCTCGGCGATATTCGTTCGTATACGAACAAGGCGGCGGCGGAACTGCGCGGCTACCAGATGCTCTACACGGAAGAGACCCTTCACAATTACCGCGAGGCCAACAAACAGCTCGCCGATTCGATCCAGAAACTCCTCGACATCACCCGTTCGGCCGAAAACCAGGAACGTCTGAAGAAAATGGCCTCCGACCACAAAGCGTGGATCGAGATGAACGAACCACGCCTGCAGATCATCAGCGAAAACGAAAACGACATCCACTCGTTTGAATTCGCGCAGACCGATGAGGGGAAAAAACTTCAGCAGATCACCAAGGAATCGACTGCCGTCTACCAGAAATTCGTCAAAGACCAGCTCGATCTCGTCGCGTCGATGCAGAAAAAAAACCTCGAAACGCTTGATTCGAATGCCGTCATGATGGAGGTGATCGTTTTCATCAGTGCCGCGATCATGATGGCGATCTTCTTTTTCATCATCCGTACTATCACGGCCTCCATCGGCCGTCTGGAAGAGACGATCGAGGCCGTCGCGCAGAACCGCGATTTTACCCGCAACGTCAAAATCGAAGGGAACGACGAACTGACCTTGATGAGTATGAAAATCAACGAGCTGGTCAACCTGCTGCGCGATTCGTTCCAGGGTATCCGTTCGACGTCGAGCGAAAACCTCTCGGTTTCGGCCGAGCTTTCAGCAACGACCCTCTCGATCGGAAAAGCGGCTGAAGAAGAGGCCAAAATCGTCACCCAGACAACCGCGGAATCGGATCAGATGAAAGAAGCGATGAAAGCTTCCGCACTCGAAGCCCAATCCGTACGCGACAAAGCGCTTAACGCCCGCGAAAACCTCCTCGAAGCGCAGTCGGCGCTCCACAACACGATCGAGCAGCTCTCACTTACCGTCCAGATGGAAGGGGAGATCAACGAACGGCTCAATTCGCTCTCCAACGAAGCGTCCCAGGTCAAACAGGTCCTCACCGTCATCGCCGACATCGCCGACCAGACGAACCTCCTCGCTCTCAATGCCGCCATCGAGGCCGCGCGCGCCGGTGAGCACGGCCGGGGCTTCGCCGTCGTCGCCGACGAGGTGCGTAAACTGGCCGAACGGACCCAGAAAAGCCTGATCGAAACCAATGCAACCGTCAACGTCATCGTCCAGTCGATCAACGACATCACCGATCAGATGAATCACAACACGCAGCGGATCGAAAAACTGGCCGGTGCGTCGGCCGAAGTGAGCGATCACACCGAAATCGCCGTCAGCGCCCTGGCCGATACCGTTCAGGCGATCGAGAAGCTCTCGGCCGATTCGCAGACGAATGCCGATACGACCGACCGCATTATCCAGAAGATCGAAAACATCAACAGACTCTCAACCTCCAACGCACGAAGCGTCGAAGAGATCGCCGCGGCCGCCGAGCATCTGCACCAGATGACCGAGCGCCTCACCGACCAGATTTCGGTTTTCCGTACCTGACGTTTACGTACGGACGAAATCGTCCATCATCCGGATGATCTCCTCGGGAGAGAGGATGTATCCGGCGGCCCCTTTTTCGATTGCCCGGGCGGGCATTCCGAAAACGGGGGAACTCTTTTCATCCTGACAGATCGTCATTCCCCCTTTGGATGCGATACGGACCATCCCCTCTACCCCGTCATCCCCGATCCCCGTTAGCAGAATCGCCAGTATCGATTTACCCGGCCACAAATCCGCCGCACTGAAAAACATGTCGTCGACGCTGGGGATGAAATCGTGACGTTTCCCCTGCTCTCCGTACAGATGACGTACGGCGAAGTGTCCTTCCGTTCCCGCTTCGGTGAACGTCAGATGGTACCCTCCGTGCGCGACGACGACCATTCCCCGCTCCAGTACGAGGCGATCGGACGACTCCACGACGCGGTTGGAGGTACAGTTCTGGAGTCGTGAAGCAAAAGAGCTGCTCAGTCCGGAGGGAAAATGCTGCACGATGCAGATCGGACAGGGGTAATCGCCCCTCACGCCGCTGATCAGCTTTTCAATCACGCCCGGCCCTCCGGTGGAAGCGCCGATGAGAACGATTTTGGAAGGGGCCGGAAGGTACATCGAAACGTCTCAGGAACGGACGGTGTAGTATTTTACGCCGTCGGTGTAGTGTTCGCTCAGTTCGCTCGGTGTGGCATGGATGTCGGCATGGCCGAAGAAAAAAAG encodes:
- a CDS encoding OadG family protein codes for the protein MFFESVKIMLLGMGTVFLFLIIMNYMTVLMSKMINKYFPEAPKAPEPTPRAQAKRSDDKAKVAAIAAAIHHHQLTQN
- a CDS encoding methyl-accepting chemotaxis protein; the encoded protein is MVNFSTIKGKLIALMVLSFISYVTLGYLTDSNNRDANKTAERMVLLGDIRSYTNKAAAELRGYQMLYTEETLHNYREANKQLADSIQKLLDITRSAENQERLKKMASDHKAWIEMNEPRLQIISENENDIHSFEFAQTDEGKKLQQITKESTAVYQKFVKDQLDLVASMQKKNLETLDSNAVMMEVIVFISAAIMMAIFFFIIRTITASIGRLEETIEAVAQNRDFTRNVKIEGNDELTLMSMKINELVNLLRDSFQGIRSTSSENLSVSAELSATTLSIGKAAEEEAKIVTQTTAESDQMKEAMKASALEAQSVRDKALNARENLLEAQSALHNTIEQLSLTVQMEGEINERLNSLSNEASQVKQVLTVIADIADQTNLLALNAAIEAARAGEHGRGFAVVADEVRKLAERTQKSLIETNATVNVIVQSINDITDQMNHNTQRIEKLAGASAEVSDHTEIAVSALADTVQAIEKLSADSQTNADTTDRIIQKIENINRLSTSNARSVEEIAAAAEHLHQMTERLTDQISVFRT
- the ppa gene encoding inorganic diphosphatase, with amino-acid sequence MDLTKIGYGENPDKVKAIIEIACGSNIKYEVEKESGALVLDRVMHSAMYYPANYGFVNKTLSQDGDPADILILTEYPMVEGCVTNCRLVGVLIMEDESGIDEKLLAVPTSKIDPTYEEIQDLGDIPQHTLAKIKNFFETYKMLEPGKWVKVKGFENKAAATKILQDAINNYKE
- a CDS encoding transglycosylase SLT domain-containing protein, whose product is MRFLALIALLAVSLLSDDVINKMTPKQLYVLQTVRDVAKSIPDKNGRTYENTLSAICLTESSAGKNIIGDFRKKKSITKASLGPMQIRIATARHVSQNVKKLRWLNDLSDAQLAGRLLGDIKLSAKIATHYLVLLQNNRKDHFYAISGYNGGLSNRPYYNRVMKNMDLVNRLLSSGKIS
- a CDS encoding CheB methylesterase domain-containing protein; its protein translation is MYLPAPSKIVLIGASTGGPGVIEKLISGVRGDYPCPICIVQHFPSGLSSSFASRLQNCTSNRVVESSDRLVLERGMVVVAHGGYHLTFTEAGTEGHFAVRHLYGEQGKRHDFIPSVDDMFFSAADLWPGKSILAILLTGIGDDGVEGMVRIASKGGMTICQDEKSSPVFGMPARAIEKGAAGYILSPEEIIRMMDDFVRT